The Maridesulfovibrio sp. genomic sequence GGCCGCTACAGTGAGCAACCGGGAACGCCACGGGCTATTTTTTAAACTATCAGTCATAAGTGAACCCTCAAATTATACACGCTCTCTCCGGGCTCCGAAAATGCCCTGAGGAAAGAAAATCAGAGTTAGAATGAGAAAGCCGTAAGCGACCATATCGCTCCAGCCCTGAGTCATGAAATCTGTTGCCAGAGATTCACAAACACCGAGGAGAAGAGCACAGATGACCGCGCCGGGGATACTGGAAAGTCCGCCCATAACCATGGCCACAAAGGCCTTGATGGAAGGAGCAAAACCCATGGAAGGAAAAATTGCTCCATAATAAAGGCCGACCATAATCCCGGCTGCACCGCCGAGCATACTGCCCACGCCGAAGGTGGCGATGATGGTTTTATCTACGGACAGGCCTACATACTTGGCTCCGAGGGGGTTATTGGAAATAGCCCGGATGGAAAGGCCGATGCGGGTATGGTAAAGCACGTATTGCAACCCGCCGAGCATGACAACGGAAGACCCGAGGATCAGAAACTGCCCGGTTGAAAAAGAAAGCGGACCGACTGGAATGGGATTGTTAAGCAGATACTGGCCCGGAATAGTCTGCATTTCTGCACCAAAGAAATGCTGGAGTAATTCTTTGATGATGATTGAGAAGGCCAGAGAGGACAGCAGGGTAGCTTCTCTCATGGCTCTTGATTTGAGCGAAGCTTCATCCTGAAAACGCCTGAAGGGCTTAAAGGCGATTTTTTCCAGCCCTATCCCCGCGATTCCACCGGCTGCGAGAGCAGCGACAATAACCAGGGCTAAAGGCCAGTTCAGAGCGTTGATGCAGACCAGGCCGGCAAATGCCCCGATTGTATACATCTCTCCGTGGGCGAAGTTCACAACATTCAGCACGCCGAAAATAAGCGTGAAGCCGATAGCGATCAGTGCGTAAATCATTCCGGCACTGAGTCCGTTGACGATTTGCATCAAAAAATACGAGTCCATTGTGCGATATTCCTGTAATTGGGGGCGGGACCGGATGGCCCCGCCTATAGTAACTGAGATTAATCTGTTTTATTTTACGAGAACAAAAGAACCGTTTTCGACTTTAAGGCGGGCCAGTCCCTTAACAGGCTCACGGGTTTCAGGATCAAATGTTGTGGAGCCGGTAACGCCGGGGTAATCCTTTGTCTGGGCCAGAGCGTCACGAAGGCTGGAACGGGTTACGCCGGGGCCGACTTTGGCAATGGCATCAAGCATAATGCCCACAGCATCATAGGCCTGTGCAGCGAACATGTTTGGTTCTGATTCGTAATTTTTCTTGTAACCACTGACAAATTCAACAACGTTAGGCTCGGGGCTGTCACACATAAAAGTGCTGGAAAGCAGAAGACCGTCTGCGGAATCACCAGCCAGTTCGATCAGCTTGGGAGAATAAAGGGAGGAGGTGCCGAAAATAGGAGTTTTAATTCCGAGCTGTTTTTTCTGCTGTAAAACCATGGCACCTTCTTCATACATCATACAAAGATAGACAGCCTCAGGCTTACCGCGGCTGATTTTAGTCAGGATGGAGCGAAAATCGCGGTTTCCGGGGTTGAAATACTCAATAGCGGTAATTTCTCCGCCAAGCTCTTTGATACCTTTTTCAAAATTCTCAGCAGCTGAAATACCCCAGTCATTCTGAATGGCGATAATTGCGAATTTCTTGAAACCAAGTCCTTCTGCCCATTTGGCTACGAAAGGACCTTCGTATGCCTGAGTGGTAATATTACGGAACTGACAGTTGCCAACTTTGGTAAAATCAGGGTGGGATGCAGTCTGAGAAAGCTGCGGCATTCCTTCCATACCGTAAACACGGCCTGCAGCCATGGATACTGTGGAAGTAAAATCGCCCAAAACCCCTACGATCTGTTCGTTATCTACAAACTTGCGGGCAATGTTAATTGCTTCCTTAGGGTCGGACTTGGAATCTTCATAGACGATTTCAACTTTTGTCCCTTTAAGCTTTCCTGATTTATTAAATTTATCCAGCTGGAGCTTGGCAGAGTTACGAAAAACTTCACCATACTGAGCGTGGCTACCTGTCAGAGGTAACGAATAGCCCAACATAATGTTTTTTTCTGCAAATGCAGATGAGGCCATCAACATGCTGACCATGGCAACAAGTCCCAAAATAAGATTTTTCATTTTCATCGGTCCCTCCGGGATTTTTTTTACAGGTTGAGCTTATATTTGCTGTTTTTATTAATTCCGCCTGACCCCCCTTCCGGGGCTTTATCAAAAAAGAGCAAACAACATGCCACAACGAACCTCTTCTATAGTTATTTTTTACATATTATGGAAATTACCTCGAAAACCCTCTATCCCACATTGAATTCTTCTACAAAAAAACAAATCTTCGCCAACCTCACCCAAAATAAAACCCACCAGAAATTGCGAAATTGTAATTTTCGCATCCAAAATTGAGAATTATCATCCAACTTGCGAATTTCGCATCATTCATGAGAATTTTCAGGCCCAAAAAAAGGAGCAGGGAATTTCTCATCCCTGCTCCTTAATAATGAATAATAGATCTTAACTATTTTTTTTCACGAATCTTGAGATAACACTTATCCTTGCTGCCTTCAGGAAGAGCAGTCATCTGAAAATCGAAACCAGCGCCTTCAAAGGTACCAAAGTCAATTATTCCGGCAACTTCGCAAAGAGTAGCACACTCTTCATCAGAGAGCCCCATGTCACGCCATGCGTTCTTCAAGGGACAATTATCAAACTCGATATCAAGCCCACCGTCATCACAACGGGTAACAGTGGGAGCAAACATCTTTGAATCATCGGGGATAACGCCGAGGAAAGCATCGCGCAGCCCTTTGAAATCACAGGGAGAAAACTGCTTAAAGTTCTCGCCGATCTGCTCACCTCTTTTATAAATACCTTTTTTCATTACTTCTTTAGCCTTCTCAAGGCCAAATTCTTCAACCATGGCATCAAAGATCAGCTTATAGATGATAGCTCTGTTCTCATTGGCGGCATAAAGCTCTTCGCGCAGTTTAGCTTCACTCATTTTTGTTAACTCCTTTTATTATGCCGGCGCATTTTACGCCGAACGCGGTTAATTTTATCATTCTCTTTGCACAATACGTACCTAATTGTAAAAAGACAAAGCTTGGCATCAATTTTGATAGTAAAAAATCACAAAAAGAGAAATTCACACAATAACCGGCTGCGGACATGAAAATTATCCGCACATACTGAAAGGAAAAATATGGACCTGCACGCTTTCTTTAATAATGAAGTGAAACCGGCTCTGGGATGTACCGAACCCGGCGCAGTGGCTTTTGCCGCCAGTGCCGGAGCAAGCTACCTGGCCGGACCGCCGAAGCACATCCACTTACGTCTGTCGGCCAACATCTATAAGAACGGACAGTCGGTAGGAATACCGGGGACACCGGGTCTCAAAGGAAACCTGCTGGCTGCGGCCCTCGGAGCTATCGGTGGTGATCATGAAAAGGGACTGCAATCCCTTGAAAACATCGATGAGAAATGCATTTCAAAAGCCACTGAAATGCTTAAGGCGGGCAGCCTGACTCAGGAAGTTCTACAGGATACCCCCAATGTCTATGTGGAAGTTGAGCTGATCAGGCAGGGTGAAAGTGTAACTGCGGTTGTCGCCCACACACACGACAATCTTGTTGAAATCATCCGCAACAAACAGACTGTGTTTGAGGGACAGGAATGCGAATCCGGTTCCGGTCGGCTTCCCGCTTACCTTAATGAACTCATACATATGGATTTCGCCCAGCTTTGGGAGCTTGCCGGAAGCATAAGCCCTGAGGACGAAGCCTTCCTGCTCAAAGGGGCTACAATGAACATGGAAGTAGCTGAAAAAGGTTTGTCCAAACCGTGGGGACTCGGCTCCGGTTATGTCACCGCTGAAAACATGCAACAGGAAGATCTCGGCCTGATGATCAGAGCGTGGTCTGCAGCAGCAGCCGATGTTCGTATGGATGGAGGTCAGTGGCCTGTGATGAGCAGTGCAGGAAGCGGCAACCATGGTCTGACCGCCATTATTCCTCCTGCTCTTGCTGCCAGATTCTGGAAAAGAAGTGATCGGGAGCTTGCTGAAGCTTTAGCCCTTTCACATCTGGTTACCGGAGCGGTGAAGGCTAAAACAGGCCGCCTTACTCCGGTATGCGGATGTTCCATTGCAGCCGGAGCCGGTGCAGCAGCGGCCCTTACCAGACTTGCCCAGGGAACGCCAGCTCAGGCAGAACAGGCCTCTGCCTTCGTGCTTTCTTCCGTACTCGGAATGATCTGCGACGGAGCCAAAGGGACATGTGCCCTGAAGGTGGGAACAGCCGCCGGAGAAGCTTATCAGGGAATGCTGCTGGCAACAAAAGGTAAGCCGATGACCTCCCAGCAGGGTATCATAGGTCCCGATTTCACCGGCAACACAACTGCAGTCGGAGAACTCTCCGGTATAGGCTTTGCCGCGGTTGATGCTGTAATCCTGCGTTTGCTGGACAGGCAACCCTCCGGCACAGCCTAAAATATCACATCTTGAAACCTAAAAATGGAGAACAAAAAAAATGAGTAACCTTGATTTCATAGCTACAGAAAACGCTCCCGCTGCGGTTGGACCATATTCTCAGGCAGTTGCCCATGACAACGTTCTTTACGTAAGCGGGCAACTGGGACTGAACCCGGAAACAATGACTCTTGCTGAAGGATTCAGTGCACAGGCAAAGCAGGCTGTGGCAAACCTCGGAGCAATTCTCGCGGAAGCCGGATGTTCTGTAACCGACATCATCAGCGTAGATGTTTTTCTTGTAGATATGGGCGAATTCAAAACACTTAACGAAATCTATGCCGACTTCATGGGAGACCACAAACCGGCCCGGGCAGCTATTCAAGTTGCAGCCCTGCCGCTTGGCGGTCTCGTTGAAATTAAATGCGTTGCCCGTAAGAACTAACTTTAAACTTTCGCAATAAAAGGCTAAAAGCTCCTCGAATACTGTTTACCAGTATTCAGGAGCTTTTGGCATTACATTAAAAGATAACAGATTCAAAATTTATGCTTACCACTCTGCAACGATACACTGGATGGATCATTCTCAGCACTTTGTTTCTTTTTATTGCCAGCAAGCTCACGGCATCTCTGATCCTCATTGTTGCGCTTCTGGCATGGCTGGTAGTAATCGTAGAGTGGAACAGACTCCCCTCCGGTTCACGCAGGCAGGCTTCCCTTCTTCTGGGCATAGGGAGCATCGCGCTGCTCTTTTCAGCATGGAACGGGGTCTTTGTGGGCTGGCAGAAAATACTTACCCAGAATCTGCAACTGCTGCCGATGTTCATAGCCGTATCATTTCTGGGATTGACTACCCCTGACGCTCAGGACCTAAATCTGCCGAAAGGCAAAAGGGCCATGCTGACCACATCGGTCGGGACCAATCTGCTCGGCGCGGTTATCAATCTGTCTATCCTGTTTGTTTTCGGGGATCGGCTGAAACGCAATAACACTTTAAGCAAAGCACAGGCAATTATCCTTGCCCGCTCCTTCTGTGCTGCGGCATGGTGGTCTCCTTTTTTTCTTTCGGCAGGGGTTGCTCTTACTTACGCCCCGCAAATGGAGTTTCAGCGCATACTACTGCCGGGAATCATTCTTACCGCCATTTCAATAGCTTACTCCATCATAGAGGTCGGATTTGTCCGCAAGATTGAATTTACCGGCTACCCGGTACGCTTGGAGAGTCTGAGTGTACCGTTTTTACTCGCAATAGCGGTAATCATCAGTCATCATTACTTTCCTGATCTGGGCATGATCCTGCTCATCTGCATAATCACCCCGCCTGCTGCCATTCTGTTAATGCGCGATAAACCGAGACTTCATTATCTGCACGATTTCATATCCTGCCGCATAACGTCCACGGTCAGCCAGTTTGTCCTTTTTCTCACAGCAGGCATTTTCTCAATCGGTATATCCTCATTCATGCGGGTCTATCCGGAACTGTTCAATTTTTCCGGGACAACATTCAGTCATTCATTATTTGCAATGGTCTCAGCCCTGCTCATAGCGCTGGGGTTTATCGGTGTACATCCGCTGGTGGGGATATCCATTGTCAGTCCTCTGCTGCTGCCCCTGAATCCCGACAACTCCCAACTTGCTTTTCTGTTTCTGACAACCTGGGCCGTAGCTGCGGGCAGCAGTCCGCTATCTGCAGTAGGCCTGGTAATGAGCAGTCGCTACCAGTTATC encodes the following:
- a CDS encoding branched-chain amino acid ABC transporter permease, giving the protein MDSYFLMQIVNGLSAGMIYALIAIGFTLIFGVLNVVNFAHGEMYTIGAFAGLVCINALNWPLALVIVAALAAGGIAGIGLEKIAFKPFRRFQDEASLKSRAMREATLLSSLAFSIIIKELLQHFFGAEMQTIPGQYLLNNPIPVGPLSFSTGQFLILGSSVVMLGGLQYVLYHTRIGLSIRAISNNPLGAKYVGLSVDKTIIATFGVGSMLGGAAGIMVGLYYGAIFPSMGFAPSIKAFVAMVMGGLSSIPGAVICALLLGVCESLATDFMTQGWSDMVAYGFLILTLIFFPQGIFGARRERV
- a CDS encoding ABC transporter substrate-binding protein, coding for MKMKNLILGLVAMVSMLMASSAFAEKNIMLGYSLPLTGSHAQYGEVFRNSAKLQLDKFNKSGKLKGTKVEIVYEDSKSDPKEAINIARKFVDNEQIVGVLGDFTSTVSMAAGRVYGMEGMPQLSQTASHPDFTKVGNCQFRNITTQAYEGPFVAKWAEGLGFKKFAIIAIQNDWGISAAENFEKGIKELGGEITAIEYFNPGNRDFRSILTKISRGKPEAVYLCMMYEEGAMVLQQKKQLGIKTPIFGTSSLYSPKLIELAGDSADGLLLSSTFMCDSPEPNVVEFVSGYKKNYESEPNMFAAQAYDAVGIMLDAIAKVGPGVTRSSLRDALAQTKDYPGVTGSTTFDPETREPVKGLARLKVENGSFVLVK
- a CDS encoding L-2-amino-thiazoline-4-carboxylic acid hydrolase — encoded protein: MSEAKLREELYAANENRAIIYKLIFDAMVEEFGLEKAKEVMKKGIYKRGEQIGENFKQFSPCDFKGLRDAFLGVIPDDSKMFAPTVTRCDDGGLDIEFDNCPLKNAWRDMGLSDEECATLCEVAGIIDFGTFEGAGFDFQMTALPEGSKDKCYLKIREKK
- a CDS encoding L-serine ammonia-lyase, iron-sulfur-dependent, subunit alpha; the encoded protein is MDLHAFFNNEVKPALGCTEPGAVAFAASAGASYLAGPPKHIHLRLSANIYKNGQSVGIPGTPGLKGNLLAAALGAIGGDHEKGLQSLENIDEKCISKATEMLKAGSLTQEVLQDTPNVYVEVELIRQGESVTAVVAHTHDNLVEIIRNKQTVFEGQECESGSGRLPAYLNELIHMDFAQLWELAGSISPEDEAFLLKGATMNMEVAEKGLSKPWGLGSGYVTAENMQQEDLGLMIRAWSAAAADVRMDGGQWPVMSSAGSGNHGLTAIIPPALAARFWKRSDRELAEALALSHLVTGAVKAKTGRLTPVCGCSIAAGAGAAAALTRLAQGTPAQAEQASAFVLSSVLGMICDGAKGTCALKVGTAAGEAYQGMLLATKGKPMTSQQGIIGPDFTGNTTAVGELSGIGFAAVDAVILRLLDRQPSGTA
- a CDS encoding Rid family detoxifying hydrolase, which produces MSNLDFIATENAPAAVGPYSQAVAHDNVLYVSGQLGLNPETMTLAEGFSAQAKQAVANLGAILAEAGCSVTDIISVDVFLVDMGEFKTLNEIYADFMGDHKPARAAIQVAALPLGGLVEIKCVARKN